The DNA region AGCCGCAAATGCATCAGTTGTAATTTCATCCTTGATAATCTTTTTTCTTGATATGTTGGCAGCACAATTGTCACATTATTATCAAAGTAATTTTGTATGAAAGAAGATGTTATTGTAGTAAAAGATCTTTTCAAATCCTTTAATGGAAAGAAGGTGCTTGAAGGGATTAATATCAACTTAAAGAAAGAAGAAAACTTATGCATCATTGGAAAGTCAGGATCCGGAAAATCGGTTCTGCTGCGCTCTATAATAGGCTTGATTGAACCGGACTCAGGATCAATAAGTGTTTTTGGAAAAAACCTTGATGACCTCAATGAAGATGAAATCATTTCATTGCGTAAAAAAGTGGGCTATTTATTTCAGGAAGGGGCGCTGTATGACTCCATGAATGTTGAAGAAAACCTTGCTTTCCCTCTGAAAAGACAGCCTCATCCTAAGTCACACAAAGAAATCAAAGCTACAGTGCAACTTGCACTTAAGAGAGTTGGATTATTAAGTTCCATAAATAAAATGCCACAAGAGCTTTCCGGAGGCATGAAGAAAAGAATTGCACTGGCACGAACATTAATTCTTGAACCTGAGGTGATTTTATACGATGAACCCACTACAGGACTTGATCCTGTAACATCTAAAGAAATAATAGAGTTAATATTAGAGATGAGAGCTACTTATGGAATTTCAGCTATCATTGTAACGCACGATATGTATTGTGCAAGACTAACCGCTGACAGGATATTACTCCTGAACAATGGTAAGATGGATATTGAAGGATCCTTTGATGAATTGAAGAGATCGGATAAAGGGTGGGTAAGAGCATTCTTTGAATAAAAAAGATGAAGAAGAAAAGGATATTAGACAGAATAAAGTTAGGAGTTTTTATGCTGCTGGGGATTGTGCTGCTTACTGTACTAATCTTTTATATAGGCTCTAATCAGCAAATGTTCGGGACAAAAAGAAAACTTATTGCAAACTTTAAGAACGTAGGTGGTCTGAAGGAAGGTAACGCTGTAAGATATTCTGGAGTGGAAATAGGTTCAGTTGAATCAATCCAGATCATATCAGATTCAAATATACGGGTAACTATGGCGGTCGATAAGAACTCTTCTGAATTTATTAAAAAAGACTCAAAGGCCAGCATAAGTAATGAAGGGTTACTAGGAACCAAATACGTAAATATTTCCCCAGGAACGCCTGAAGAATTAAGTCTTGGCACTGGTGAAGAAATTTCTACCACAGAACCTTTGGATCTTGACAGGTTATTGGCTGAATTAAATGAAACAGGGACCAATGCAAAACATATTACCGATAACATCAACACCATGACCGAAAGGATAAACAATGGTGAGGGAACACTTGGTACATTGCTTACTAATAAGCAACTACTGAATCAGGTTCAGGAGATGGTGCTCGCTTTTGAGCAAACCGGTAAAAAAACAAAGCGTGCCTCTGAAAATATGATTCAATTAACAGATAGTCTTAAAATCGCCAGTGGCAATGCAATAACTGCATCATCAAATATTGTTTCATTTTCCGAAAAGCTGGATAATGACAGCAGCACTCTTGGAAAATTCATTGCTGATACCGTTATGGCTCAAAACGTTGACAAAACCATGAATAAGATAAACACTGTTGCTGATGATGTAGGTCTTACAAGCTGCAGAGTAAGAAACAGTTGGATTATCCGCTTATTTGGAAAAAACTAAATCACTGTAAATCTTAAGGTTGCTTTGACAAGAAACCTTCCTCTTCCTTATGGATGTTTAAATTAGTAAACGAGGGACAGATGAACAGACGAAAAAAACAAAAGATAAAAGAAACCTTGACGCTAAGCCTTGGGACAATTGCTGCAGCAGGGGTAACGGCTGGACTTGTATATTTATACAAGAAAAATACTGATCAATGGCCTCCCCTTGACGTAGCTTCCAATGTAGACCTTGAAAGATATTCAGGGGAATGGTATGAAATTGCTCGTCTCCCAAATTGGTATGAAAAGCATTGCTACGCTTCAAAAGCTCATTACTCACTAAATGAAGATGGGACCATCAAAGTAGTGAACACCTGTAAGACAGATACAGAAGGAGAAAGTAAATCTAAAGAAGCCGTTGCATGGGTTGTAGATCCATCAGATAAAGCACGGTTAAAAGTTCAGTTTTTCTGGCCATTTACTGGTGATTATAATATCATTGAGGTTGACCCTGATTATCAGTATGCCCTTGTTGGTACTGAATCAAGAAAATACTTATGGATATTGAGCAGAAAGCCCGAGCTTGACCTGGAAACAACCAAAAGTCTAGTGGAAAAAGCCTCACAGCAAGGCTTTAATACAATAGAACTGATTTTCGCTAAAAATACATTCAGTTAAATCCAAGGGCAGGTAATTTTATCCTGCCTTTTTTTAACACTTATTGTTGAATGGGGTTGTGATAGAGATAATAAACCATTGCATCATGATCAGCAAAATAGTTTGCCCAACTGATTATTCCGACAATTCATTCAATGCTATCAAGTACCTTAAAGATCTTGCCGCTTTAAGCAACGCAAATATTGAGCTGGTACATGTAGAAACACCTATTCCTCATTCTTTATCATCAGAAATGGAAGAATTACTTCAAGACATTAAACATGAAAAACTGGTGCTTTGGGGAAATGTAACGGATGAGATTGTCAATGAGATTACTAAAACTCATGCAGACATAGTAGGAATTAGTAGTTTAGGAAAAAACAAAGAAGAAAACTTCTTCATCAGTAAAGTAACTTTATCAATTGTAAACCAGTCCAGTTTTCCTATATTAATCATTCCCCCTGATGCTAATTTCCAAAGCTTTAACAGAT from Sporocytophaga myxococcoides includes:
- a CDS encoding ABC transporter ATP-binding protein, with the protein product MKEDVIVVKDLFKSFNGKKVLEGININLKKEENLCIIGKSGSGKSVLLRSIIGLIEPDSGSISVFGKNLDDLNEDEIISLRKKVGYLFQEGALYDSMNVEENLAFPLKRQPHPKSHKEIKATVQLALKRVGLLSSINKMPQELSGGMKKRIALARTLILEPEVILYDEPTTGLDPVTSKEIIELILEMRATYGISAIIVTHDMYCARLTADRILLLNNGKMDIEGSFDELKRSDKGWVRAFFE
- a CDS encoding MlaD family protein: MKKKRILDRIKLGVFMLLGIVLLTVLIFYIGSNQQMFGTKRKLIANFKNVGGLKEGNAVRYSGVEIGSVESIQIISDSNIRVTMAVDKNSSEFIKKDSKASISNEGLLGTKYVNISPGTPEELSLGTGEEISTTEPLDLDRLLAELNETGTNAKHITDNINTMTERINNGEGTLGTLLTNKQLLNQVQEMVLAFEQTGKKTKRASENMIQLTDSLKIASGNAITASSNIVSFSEKLDNDSSTLGKFIADTVMAQNVDKTMNKINTVADDVGLTSCRVRNSWIIRLFGKN
- a CDS encoding lipocalin family protein, yielding MNRRKKQKIKETLTLSLGTIAAAGVTAGLVYLYKKNTDQWPPLDVASNVDLERYSGEWYEIARLPNWYEKHCYASKAHYSLNEDGTIKVVNTCKTDTEGESKSKEAVAWVVDPSDKARLKVQFFWPFTGDYNIIEVDPDYQYALVGTESRKYLWILSRKPELDLETTKSLVEKASQQGFNTIELIFAKNTFS
- a CDS encoding universal stress protein, with the protein product MISKIVCPTDYSDNSFNAIKYLKDLAALSNANIELVHVETPIPHSLSSEMEELLQDIKHEKLVLWGNVTDEIVNEITKTHADIVGISSLGKNKEENFFISKVTLSIVNQSSFPILIIPPDANFQSFNRFLFVSHLKDQNYLSFRWIAEFIRPYSGRFEVLYFAEDRLKWFEKKDIASNFESLHHSLKTPPIDVHIHDCKNVLIQLETFAREQKADVICIEKSSRIFQMIIEQDNIERLPCCTDIPILIVPTI